In Pseudomonas rhizosphaerae, one DNA window encodes the following:
- a CDS encoding MFS transporter — MTENDYFLAWGIYAFAALGCILVWFRITRWMWRYLREPLRVLGVVLLLTPTVVDPARDLLAPAVAISALELLFKMGGSAWGAISDLTMAAVIALGVYIVFALVRLPFLRKAQARRAAQAETDAAAAAAQRDGNDETSVHRAEEREERRVTAPPRDNLRVEPRI; from the coding sequence ATGACCGAGAACGACTATTTCCTCGCCTGGGGTATCTACGCCTTCGCCGCCCTGGGCTGCATTCTGGTGTGGTTTCGCATCACCCGCTGGATGTGGCGCTACCTGCGCGAACCGTTGCGCGTGCTGGGCGTCGTGCTGCTGCTCACGCCCACGGTGGTCGACCCGGCCCGCGACCTGCTGGCCCCGGCCGTGGCGATCAGTGCCCTCGAGCTGCTGTTCAAGATGGGTGGCAGCGCCTGGGGTGCGATTTCTGACCTGACCATGGCCGCAGTCATCGCCCTTGGCGTGTACATCGTCTTTGCCCTGGTCCGCCTGCCGTTCCTGCGCAAGGCCCAGGCTCGGCGCGCGGCGCAGGCCGAAACGGACGCCGCTGCGGCAGCCGCCCAGCGCGATGGCAACGACGAAACGTCTGTGCATCGCGCCGAAGAACGCGAAGAGCGTCGCGTGACCGCACCGCCGCGCGACAACCTGCGGGTCGAACCGCGCATCTGA
- a CDS encoding vWA domain-containing protein gives MLLNLFNEMRAAKVPVSVRELLDLINALEQRVTFADMDEFYFLARAILVKDERHFDKFDRAFSAYFNGLQNLDQHLEALIPEEWLRKEFERSLSAEERAQIQSLGGLDKLIEAFKQRLEEQKGRHAGGSKWIGTGGTSPFGSGGYHPEGIRVGDAGERQGKAVKVWDQREYRNLDDGVELGTRNIKVALRRLRQFARQGAADELDIDGTIDHTARDGGLLNIQLRPERRNNVKLLLLFDIGGSMDAHVKVCEELFSACRTEFKHLEYFYFHNCVYETVWKDNHRRNAERISTHDLLHKYGADYKVVFIGDAAMAPYEITHPGGSVEHWNEEPGLVWLQRFVQTYKKLIWINPYPENTWGYTASTHLIRELVEERMYPLTLSGLEDGMRYLAK, from the coding sequence ATGCTGCTCAACCTGTTCAATGAAATGCGCGCGGCCAAGGTGCCGGTGTCGGTGCGCGAGTTGCTTGACCTGATCAACGCCCTGGAGCAACGGGTGACGTTCGCCGACATGGACGAGTTCTACTTCCTGGCGCGGGCGATTCTGGTCAAGGATGAACGCCACTTCGACAAATTCGACCGGGCGTTTTCGGCCTACTTCAATGGCCTGCAGAACCTCGATCAGCATCTTGAAGCGCTGATCCCGGAAGAATGGCTGCGCAAGGAGTTCGAGCGTTCGCTGAGCGCCGAGGAGCGCGCGCAGATTCAGTCTCTGGGCGGGCTGGACAAGCTGATCGAAGCCTTCAAGCAGCGCCTGGAAGAGCAGAAAGGCCGGCACGCCGGTGGCAGCAAGTGGATCGGCACCGGTGGCACCAGCCCGTTCGGTTCGGGTGGCTACCACCCTGAAGGCATCCGCGTGGGCGATGCCGGCGAACGTCAGGGCAAGGCGGTCAAAGTGTGGGACCAGCGTGAGTACCGCAATCTGGACGACGGCGTTGAACTGGGCACGCGCAACATCAAGGTAGCGCTGCGCCGACTGCGCCAGTTCGCTCGGCAGGGTGCGGCAGACGAGCTGGACATCGACGGCACCATCGACCACACCGCACGTGATGGCGGCTTGCTCAACATCCAGCTGCGCCCCGAGCGGCGCAACAACGTCAAGCTGTTGCTGCTGTTCGACATCGGCGGTTCGATGGACGCCCATGTGAAGGTCTGCGAGGAGTTGTTCTCGGCCTGTCGCACCGAGTTCAAGCACCTGGAGTATTTCTACTTTCACAACTGTGTGTACGAAACGGTCTGGAAGGACAACCACCGGCGCAACGCCGAGCGCATCAGCACCCACGACCTGCTGCACAAGTACGGCGCCGACTACAAGGTGGTGTTCATCGGCGATGCGGCCATGGCGCCCTATGAGATCACTCATCCGGGTGGCAGTGTCGAGCACTGGAACGAGGAACCGGGGCTGGTGTGGTTGCAGCGTTTCGTGCAGACCTACAAGAAGCTCATCTGGATCAACCCTTACCCGGAGAATACCTGGGGCTACACGGCCTCCACCCACCTGATTCGGGAGCTGGTGGAGGAGCGCATGTACCCGCTGACCTTGAGCGGGTTGGAAGACGGGATGCGCTATCTGGCCAAGTGA
- a CDS encoding DUF2937 family protein produces MLRSYLRLVLFAIGLLVGVQVPGVINDYSQRVEAHRLEAQQSLRGFSETAQRFFNGDLQALVAHYRASEDPVFRSDAASIGALLARNQLLEREWLALQGPWYAKAWHVVAKADPQLRQETLNGYSYQVLLAPEAIAWGIACALLLAWVVECIVLFIGWTLWFGRRRAKPVAEPLVRRER; encoded by the coding sequence ATGCTGCGAAGTTACCTGCGACTTGTGCTGTTTGCCATCGGCCTGCTGGTGGGCGTGCAAGTGCCTGGCGTGATCAACGACTACAGCCAGCGGGTCGAAGCCCACCGGCTCGAGGCGCAGCAGAGCCTGCGCGGTTTCAGCGAGACGGCCCAGCGTTTCTTCAATGGCGACCTGCAGGCACTGGTGGCGCACTACCGCGCCAGCGAAGACCCGGTGTTCCGCAGCGACGCTGCCAGCATCGGCGCGTTGCTGGCGCGCAACCAGTTGCTGGAGCGCGAGTGGCTGGCGCTACAGGGGCCCTGGTATGCGAAGGCGTGGCATGTGGTGGCCAAGGCCGATCCGCAACTGCGCCAGGAAACCTTGAACGGCTACAGCTATCAGGTGCTGCTCGCACCCGAGGCGATCGCTTGGGGTATCGCTTGTGCGCTGCTGCTGGCCTGGGTCGTGGAGTGCATCGTGCTGTTCATCGGCTGGACCCTGTGGTTCGGCCGTCGCCGCGCTAAACCGGTGGCCGAACCTCTGGTACGCCGCGAGCGTTGA
- a CDS encoding class II glutamine amidotransferase, producing the protein MCELLGMSANVPTDIVFSFTGLMQRGGRTGPHRDGWGIAFYEGRGLRLFQDPTASSESEVAQLVQRYPIKSEVVIGHIRQANVGKVCLANTHPFVRELWGRNWCFAHNGQLAGFDPRADFYRPVGDTDSEAAFCDLLNRVRESFPEPVEFERLLPILVQACEQYRGQGVFNCLLSDGDWLFCFCSTKLVHITRRAPFGPARLKDVDVIVDFHAETTPDDVVTVIATEPLTENETWNRYEPGNWGLWRQGECVATGLVQPA; encoded by the coding sequence ATGTGTGAACTTCTGGGCATGAGTGCCAACGTACCGACCGATATCGTTTTCAGCTTTACCGGCTTGATGCAGCGCGGCGGCCGTACCGGGCCGCATCGCGACGGCTGGGGCATTGCCTTCTATGAAGGCCGTGGCCTGCGCCTGTTCCAGGACCCGACCGCCAGCAGCGAATCGGAAGTGGCGCAGCTGGTGCAGCGCTATCCGATCAAGAGCGAAGTGGTCATCGGCCATATTCGCCAGGCCAACGTCGGCAAGGTCTGCCTGGCCAATACTCACCCCTTCGTGCGTGAGCTGTGGGGGCGCAACTGGTGCTTCGCCCACAACGGCCAACTGGCCGGTTTCGACCCGCGTGCCGATTTCTACCGCCCGGTGGGCGACACCGACAGCGAGGCGGCCTTCTGCGACCTGCTCAACCGCGTTCGCGAGTCCTTCCCCGAGCCCGTCGAATTCGAGCGCCTGCTACCGATCCTCGTCCAGGCCTGCGAGCAGTACCGCGGCCAGGGCGTGTTCAATTGCCTGCTCAGCGACGGCGACTGGCTGTTCTGCTTCTGTTCGACCAAACTGGTGCACATTACCCGGCGGGCACCTTTCGGCCCGGCACGGCTCAAAGACGTGGACGTGATCGTGGATTTCCACGCCGAAACCACGCCTGACGATGTGGTGACGGTAATCGCCACCGAGCCGCTCACCGAGAACGAAACCTGGAACCGTTACGAGCCGGGCAATTGGGGCCTGTGGCGCCAGGGCGAGTGTGTCGCCACAGGCCTTGTGCAGCCTGCCTAG
- a CDS encoding DUF748 domain-containing protein — protein sequence MKRRYSWPLWTLTGLVVLVLALHIALPYLVRDYLNDKLADMGDYKGRVSDVDLAWWRGAYQVNGLQIIKTSGKVPVPLLDAPVIDIAVSWHALWYDHAVVARVEFLRPELNFVDGGANKQATQTGAGTDWRDQMNKLLPITLNEVRVNDGKISFRNFSSKPQVNISANQVNASLYNLTNVEDLEGKRDARFEGQAKLFGQAPVESTATFDPFSNFEDFEFRLRATGVELRRLNDFSSAYGKFDFNAGTGDIVIEADADNARLSGYIKPLLHNVDVFNWQQDVENKDKGFFRSIWEAVVGGTETVLKNQSQNQFATRVELSGNVHRQDISPLQAFWQILRNGFVRAFNARYEQAPPKQE from the coding sequence ATGAAACGTCGCTACAGCTGGCCGCTCTGGACCCTGACCGGCCTGGTCGTATTGGTGCTCGCCCTACACATCGCCCTGCCCTACCTCGTGCGCGACTACCTGAACGACAAGCTGGCCGACATGGGCGACTACAAGGGCCGCGTCAGCGACGTCGACTTGGCCTGGTGGCGCGGCGCCTATCAGGTCAATGGCCTGCAGATCATCAAGACCAGCGGCAAGGTGCCGGTACCGCTGCTCGACGCGCCGGTGATCGACATCGCGGTGAGCTGGCACGCCCTGTGGTACGACCACGCGGTGGTGGCACGGGTGGAATTCCTGCGCCCGGAGCTGAACTTCGTCGACGGTGGCGCCAACAAACAGGCCACCCAGACCGGTGCCGGCACCGACTGGCGCGACCAGATGAACAAGCTGCTGCCGATCACCTTGAACGAGGTGCGGGTGAACGACGGCAAGATCAGCTTCCGCAATTTCTCGTCCAAACCACAGGTCAACATCAGCGCCAACCAGGTCAATGCCAGCCTGTACAACCTGACCAATGTGGAAGACCTGGAAGGCAAGCGCGATGCGCGTTTCGAGGGCCAGGCCAAGCTGTTCGGCCAGGCGCCGGTGGAAAGCACCGCCACGTTCGATCCATTCAGCAACTTCGAAGATTTCGAGTTCCGCCTGCGAGCGACGGGCGTCGAGCTGCGCCGGCTGAACGATTTCTCCAGTGCCTACGGCAAGTTCGATTTCAACGCCGGCACTGGCGATATCGTGATCGAGGCGGATGCCGACAATGCCCGTCTGAGTGGCTACATCAAACCGCTGTTGCACAACGTCGACGTGTTCAATTGGCAGCAGGACGTGGAAAACAAGGACAAGGGTTTCTTCCGTTCGATCTGGGAAGCCGTGGTGGGTGGGACCGAGACGGTGCTGAAGAATCAGTCGCAGAACCAGTTCGCGACCCGGGTCGAACTCAGCGGCAATGTGCATCGCCAGGACATCAGCCCATTGCAGGCCTTCTGGCAGATCCTGCGCAATGGGTTCGTGCGCGCCTTCAATGCCCGCTATGAACAGGCGCCGCCCAAACAGGAATGA
- a CDS encoding AAA family ATPase: MKFEGTPAYVATDDLKLAVNAAITLQRPLLVKGEPGTGKTMLAEQLAESFGARLITWHIKSTTKAHQGLYEYDAVSRLRDSQLGVDKVHDVRNYLKKGKLWEAFEADERVILLIDEIDKADIEFPNDLLQELDKMEFYVYETDETIKARHRPIIIITSNNEKELPDAFLRRCFFHYIAFPDRATLQRIVDVHYPDIKKTLVAEALDVFFDVRKVPGLKKKPSTSELVDWLKLLMADNIGEAVLRERDPTKAIPPLAGALVKNEQDVQLLERLAFMSRRGNR, translated from the coding sequence ATGAAGTTCGAAGGCACCCCCGCCTACGTTGCCACCGACGACCTGAAGCTGGCGGTCAATGCCGCGATCACCCTGCAGCGGCCCCTGCTGGTCAAGGGCGAGCCGGGCACCGGCAAGACCATGCTCGCCGAGCAACTGGCCGAGTCCTTCGGTGCGCGGCTGATCACCTGGCATATCAAGTCCACCACCAAAGCCCACCAGGGCCTGTACGAGTACGACGCGGTCAGCCGCCTGCGCGATTCCCAGCTGGGCGTAGACAAGGTCCACGACGTGCGCAACTACCTGAAAAAAGGCAAGCTGTGGGAAGCCTTCGAGGCAGACGAGCGGGTCATCCTGCTCATCGACGAAATCGACAAGGCCGATATCGAGTTCCCCAACGACCTGCTGCAGGAACTCGACAAGATGGAGTTCTACGTCTACGAGACCGACGAAACCATCAAGGCCCGCCATCGCCCGATCATCATCATTACCTCCAACAACGAGAAAGAGCTGCCCGATGCGTTCCTGCGTCGCTGCTTCTTCCACTACATCGCCTTTCCCGACCGCGCGACGCTGCAACGCATCGTCGACGTGCACTACCCCGACATCAAGAAAACCCTGGTGGCCGAAGCGCTGGACGTCTTCTTCGATGTACGCAAGGTGCCGGGCCTGAAGAAGAAGCCCTCCACCTCCGAGCTGGTCGACTGGCTCAAGCTGTTGATGGCCGACAACATTGGCGAAGCGGTGCTGCGCGAACGCGATCCGACCAAGGCCATTCCACCGCTGGCCGGTGCCCTGGTCAAGAACGAACAGGACGTGCAGCTTCTCGAACGCCTGGCCTTCATGAGTCGGCGCGGCAACCGCTGA